The window tcgatattcccgtcttttcttgggaatactaagagtcctaagaaagttatcatgaaagcaatccgtctatgttcatcccacttttgacgattacttttgctgcacaactggttttctggcttgtcgaatcctcctatgtgaccatatctttggtatatgaaactcatagtgcaaaaaccttttgccaagtcagggttatgaattgttctgactatctttaatgagtctagaaaccggtgtattgccacagctcttggagcaaccaggtatttgtGCCTCAATGGAGCCTCAGcactgccgatataccctgctatttcttctaaagttggggtaagttcaaagtccgagaagtggaagacattgtgcgcaggatcccagtgggggaccagtgcccttatgatatctccccgaggcctgatatccaacaaacttgtgaggcctttcagatatttcttgatttcgtcatgcccttctttgcctaaatcattccaccagagccgcaattggaggggaattttattcatgattgaaaagggttcatttggagtcgtgctcattctgcatatttattaataagattttaacaaacaaaacttattttgataaaaacaaaaacatatgCTACTTTTCTCAAAAGGatttctgaacacgacctctcagcacttcatgaacgaagatttttaaggttgtgtgataAAAAAACAACAAGAGGTGGCCGTCTGTACAAAGGCAGCCTTCCGGagttccttttgggaacatttggctatttttgatatAAGCGGCGTCACCCGACCCTGTGACAGAAAAATATACTTTGGCGTTTTTGCTACttttatcaattttcaaaaatgggaggttggaccgacggaggttgcctacgtatctcacaccctatgagaatcaaacccgcgtagttcgggcaaattaaccgaaccattttaaaacaagtctcttttttattttcatttttcattgcaAAACAAACcattttcctttcctatttttgaaaacaaaacaaaataactctctttttttcattttcaataaaatatcctatttttccaaactaaaataaagactctttttcattttcttttcaacaaacgactttccaaaaataaaagactttttcttctatttttcattttctaaaataatcaattaacgcCTTAACTGTTacttctctttttgttttatcttttctcctttttttcaacattcccgagattcagaaaccggtcaacatgcaggatcgaaacaaatatatgtacatagcaagtaagatgcatcaggatggtcttttctatttcaggttgctattcctagacggacccaacccctgtgttgagtcccctaagtcaaaatgcacatgatgcagataagcgttcctactagggatccgacatgaagtcacgtcattctatgttcaaaacctgggtctttgttctagacagtgtacccgagcggacaattcgagctgaggaaggagctcctttccgggaaccaaaaggccagccggcttagaaactttccgagcctcttttatttagggtatgacactaacagaacagggagtctcaaccagtaagcacatccccagaggtaagaagagaagggtttcggcatagtttatatacagttccgataatatcaaagcggtaaaagcagcatttagcacattaggctcaaacatgtaaaaatcagataaaatcaaatataacaattttatataagctcgaatttctaaccctgaaccagtggttctgggtcccaaaaaagtccccagcagagtcgccagagctgtcacacctcctttttccgtacccgcgagggtacaagggagtttttttccaattaaaggataatcgaaacgggattggtttatttatttcagagtcgccacttgggagatttagggtgtcccaagtcaccaattttaatcccgaatcgaggaaaaggatgactccatattacagtctgcgtaccagaaatccggataaggaattctgttaacccgggagaaggtgttaggcattctcgagttccgtggttctagcacggtcgttcaactgttatattcggcttgattatctgattttatgcaaatatgaacttatgtgcaaattttaactcttgaccgcttttattattattttttacgagaattgcaatgtcgtgaaaatatatctcgaaccacgtcacatcaatgcacccgtggttattgacatatctcgactcggttgagatttggatttgggtcacataaatgtgcacccgaattaaggaaaataaattattaagacgcgcctaaagcaactagcgtattgttattttggggaaggccgtaaaattcgctaaacgacctgtcccgaattctaagtattttaatatatacatttagagggccttGCGACTTGTacatttgtttgtcgaggctcgtctcatttattattaaagaatttgcaacgtcatggaaatgcatctcgggccacgccataatcaatatacccgtaattagagacacatttcgattccgttgagatttggatttgggtcacataaatgtgcacccgagtttaaggagatatcattattaaatacgcgcctaaagcgactagcgtgtcattactttgggtagggccgtgaaatttgctaaacgacccgccaTGGAAAACTGAACGCTTTGATATATACGTTGaacgagggccccgcatcttgtgcgtttttatttgtcgaggctcatcccgtctttattttaaaaggatatcctatagcaactacgtttcttgtcgcgtttgtctctactaattgaaagcaGAAATaaccctagttaattacatgcttgccgGTTATTTACAGCAGGATTCCGAATACTTTTACAAAATTCAGAAACAGGGCCACGCCTACGGGCAAGCGATCGAATCtcatgggcccaaacccagcttGTGCGGGGTTGGCCAAACCCGGGCCACTGACTCTCTGACGAGGGCCTGCTTGGTCCGTTTCaacttgggctcgaccttcatgaggttgagaccGTAAACTTGTGTTCTTTGTTCTAAAGGTGTGGTTTATCAATTATAATAAGGTAGTTTATCAAAAGGGAAGGAGATTTAAATAATGATGGATAATTTTCATGCATTAATGGACATGCTAATCACAGACATAGCTCATTTTTGAGTTATAGCCTATTATACTGTCAAACCTTTTATCTATCAACCTACACACATAATAAAATATCAAGTTACCCTACCATTGACATTTGCTATGTATGAGAGCTAACTCAAGTATCCAAACAGAAATGTAAAACTACTATACATTCCGTGATATTCAGTATACaagctatgtctaaaaataaacaatcttcaactcttctcttttgtattcatgctcaactttcaagttacatggACAGTATTAATCGTGTACCTAgtatagcaaagcaaaagaagaaggagaatgatcagctgagtagtatgcaacaaacacagcaacagcagataaacagcaacaacacaacaacaacaacaagcagCCACAAGGATGAAGCTCACAGGTGgtcgagcaacaaacaaacaatcccagaaacagGATAGTGAACCAGCAGAAAAACCAGAGTATTCAATGTaacaacaccagcagttcaacaatcacaaacaactcGGCAAATGAACAacaattggccaagacagcttgaccaacttGAACTCTTGTgcagttttcagacagtgtttgggtTACAATATTCTGAAATTTTCTTTATCTGAAGACTAAAAAGTGTCCCAGCCCCTTTAATGTTCTgaaacagcttatttataagctaaTCCGGGTCAGTTAAGCTGCCCGGATGCCTGCAGGTTGtaatctgcccataccccttaactcctCATGCCTAAAGGCATTTTTCTTGGTAAACTCCTCAGCCCCCCATGCTTTGTCCTATTGTtataatcaagagttatgggtttaaAGTATTCATTTACttcccatgctcttatgttttgttccccattgtcattaGGTTAATAGTActttaattaccacttgacatGCTCTTAAGTTAGTGCCTGACCAAGCTCTGTTAAATGCCCAAATTACCCTTAGACTTTTGCACATTACTTTATTACCCTAACTCCTAATGGCCAGTATATAAACCTCTCTGATTTCAACTAATTACTGACCACTAATTACTTAACTTAAACTCAATGCTGACTTCAGGTGGATCTGTTAGCTTTCCACAGCTAACAATCAATTTTCATCCTAAATTCAGCCAATGATTCCAATCCAATCAAACAGGGGTGCCAATTAAAGGGTACGAGTTGGTCATGCTGATACAAGTAATACCAACAAGAAACAGGCATAGTAATCAATACTGAAATTCAACTCTTGATTTTCTAATCTTTCAAGTGAATTtagttgacgacacttatttaaacGAATACACAAACTATAATATACaacaaacaatcatcaaaactataaaacaaactaaacatttaACTCAAAATTCACACACATGGACAGACAAATCAGAAACCAACCCAAACCAGAACATGAGCGACAGATTGATTTTAGGAggacaaaagaaaaggagagttaCCTCAGGGAAATGAAATTAAGACTGAAAAGCTCGGACTCGGACCGGATCATTTTGGGGTCGAATGAACTTTAATCGGAGTGTTCTTAACTGAGAACACCTCGGCAAAAGTCTATTAGACCCTGATCCTGTTGCTGATCCGGACAGACCTCCATAACTCTAAGTTCTAGGGTTCTTGGTGGTCTGATTCGGGATCCGTTCAGTTCCAGTCAGATTCGAATGGAACCAAAGTCATTCAGGGGGTGAGGGAAGTCAGGAGAtgctgtggtgtgagtttggggtcaagGGGTGTAGATCgggtttttgctcgaatcttcgattgaagattcgagaagctacagggTGATTCGAGGTGAACGGTTAAAGGATTCAtattcagggtggttgggtgcatcgggggtgttattttggtggtcatcggaatcCGGGTGGCCGGGTTTACGGAGGGGAAACCTAAGGCtgcttagggtttgagaggaggggGTCTGGGACGATGGTGAAAAGTGGCTGAAGAAGGGGGGGTCtggtttggggcgtggggtaagaggttaggtttatatatggggagggtggttcaatcctggccgttggattgattacaattgatggccaggattgggGAAGTTTAAAAATACGGTACCGTTTTGGTTAAGTAAGGGGTCGGTTTaaaatgggaatgggtcgggtcatgagggccaATAAAGGCCATTGGATCAATGGAGATGAATGGCTCAGATTAACCGtccctgaaacgacgtagttttagTGTTgcactacgtcgttttgatggccTGGGGACGGGTTGCTTGGGCTGGCTGATGTGGGTTGATTTGGGGCCtcaattttaaaaatgaaaataggcCCAAGTCCGATTTCCTAAACAATTTgcactttttcttttgtttttctaattttaaacacaattaaaaataaaaacgagATAAAAACatccattaattaacacttaacacatTTATCTcatacatattaaaatatttaaataggttaaattacatcctagaataaaagatgcatatttttgtgaacttaatgaccgaattatggtttaattacacatgacatacatattttgtattttgtttgatggGATTAAATGAACAATGGacagaaccacaaatgactaccaACACATGTCACGTAAAAAtcgaaaattgtacagcgaggccatttgccattattttgatttcttttttggagtgattgtccgcgaagcaaaaatcacgtgcttacaacagtGTCCTtctaaattttgaattttctgaTACCAGATATTAGTCCAAGGAGTTTTTTTGAAGAAAGGACAAAACTGTTTATGAGACAGCAAGGAACCATACCAGCCATAATAAGGACCATCGACTTTGTTGATGACTCATTTGGTGTGAGTGTGCCCTCAAACCTACCATACTCAGCTAAAAATCTCACTTGGAATGATAAGAAAGCTATAACAGGAAATCAACTTGAAAAAATAGCCAAGATGAAGACAAGAAAGGATAATGGCAAGTCACAAAACTATTATAACTTGAACTAAAGGTAGAAAGTCAATTAAATGGTGAAAGTTTTTGTGAATTTTAACTTTAGAATGCTTGTAATTATTGCTATGACGATACAATTTTAATTTGCTGGTTGATGTAATTACTGCTATGACAGtacatttatttttgtatttggtGGTATGGATTTCCATGAAGTCCATTATGTGAATGTTATGACGGTTGGTGATATGAAGTTGGCGATGTAATATGGCAGTTGTTATTATGAATTTATGTCAATGTTAGTAAATTATGAACAGTTTGTGGTATGAATTTTCAAGTTCACCATGTTCCCTTTATTCTGATACACTATGACATTATCTTTTTGTTAATATAAATTGAACACATAAGGATATGGCAAAAATGTAATTGCTGCTATAACAAGTATTTGTGCAGATTAACACCTACTAATTCAAAGTGGAGAATGCTAAAAATCGAAGCCTCATATTCATTCACCATTTCAGGCCAAAAACAGAAGCATCATACTATTACATCTCCAATTGGAGTATCATTCTAAGGGCCTAAACCAATACATGCTGATAAAAAATACATTTCTAGATTCTTAAGAAACTAGTTCCCTACTTCACTAAGCAATACATATCAATTCACTACACAAAGAGAGGGCTGAACTAACACAATGATAATCAACTAAACAAGGAAGAACCATAATGAAATCTACTTCATTATCCAGGCGACAAAGAATCCAATAAACAGTGCCTAAGAGTCAATTATCACCATCATTAATTGTACAACTCTTTCTTCCAACCTTTTGACTTTAGTAGCTTCAGATTTGTTCATGGCTTCCATAGCAATTACTTTTCCCCTCAACTTGTCTCTTTCAATTGCAATCGCATTCAAAGACGACGTCAATTATCTTATTTCAAGCTGGGAACCATCCGTGGATATTTCATCTTCCCTTTCAAAATAACCACATGAATTATTCTGTTAAAGAACCATTTAAAAGATTCAATTTTCAAATCAAAACAGCTAGACATAGTAGAAAGATTAGACAAATTCACTTGCCAACACTTACTTTAGGCCGTGGACATTATAAAATTTCCTACCGGGGTTAGCTGGAGTGGTTGATGTAAAATGGTTGGCAATGATACCACATCAACGCCTTCTCTGAGAGGAAGTATTACTCTGCGACATTGAATCTCACCTGAGAGGACAGAGTAGagcaaacaagaggaaagaaaattTTGTGCCCGAACCCTAGTTTTTCATCGACTAAATATGGTCTTATTTAATCCATAAAGGAGACTAATAAACAGGTTATAAGGGTGGGGCGGGTTTCTAAAAGAATGGATCGAGAATTGCCTAGTTGGCAAATTATTATGGGTTCCCGGTGTCATGTTGGACATCTGTTAAGATTAAGGACAAATTTATACACTATATTAATGGTAGATATGATTTTGGATCAAAAGTAGAAATGGATATAAATGTGACTAATTTTCAATAGTAGAGCGGATAATTTTAGCCTTTTTCCCTTTATTAAACAATTGATACAAAAAGGGACAATTGGCgaaattcttacaaaataattTGAGGTAATTCACCTGAAATTGGGCTTCCACTATTTCATGGGCCAAAACAACCTAATCTAATGGCTTAAGAGCGGGAAAAGGCGTTAACCCAATTCCAACTTCTAGACTCTTCGCTGCTCAAATCAAAACGGAGCTGCTATTATCACATTTAACGCTGTACTCCGTCACATCGTCGATGGCCGGAATAACCATTACCCGGTGGCTCACCGTCTCTCCGGCGTCTTTTACCTCACTACTTCGCCGTCTGCTTTCCCCTTATTCCCTTCGTTACCACCACTCCTCTTTGCCAACACATTTTCCCAAAACAGTGTCCTCTTTTTCAGTCTCCACAATTAGCTCATTCAGAAGCAGACCATTTTCCACCACTACTACCACCCCTGAAACACCCATTTCGAATACCCCAACTCCAGCTCCTCCGAAGCGCAACACATTAGTCAATTTCTCATTATCTGATTCAGAGGACTCCGATTCTGAGGCGGATATGAACGAGGTAACAAAATCGTCGACTAAACAGATAGACAAATCCAAATTACCACCACCATACGACCCATTTAATAAGAAACCCGTAATTGAGGAACCTGAAGACCCAACGAACTTGCAAGAAGTGTTTCAGAAGATGCGTTCAGATGGGCTGATCAACAGTGCAGTGAAGATGTTCGACGGATTGTCAAAGGATGGCTTAACCCATGAGGCATTGGAGCTATTCTCTCAGATCAAGGACAAGAGCCAGATGCCAGATGTGGTGGCTCACACGGCGGTGATCGAGGCATACGCCAATGCGGGGCAGCCCAAGGAGGCTCACAAGGTGTACCTGCGGATGCTGGCAAATGGGGTGCTTCCGAATGCCTATACGTATAGCGTTTTGATCAAGTCGTTGGCAGAAAGTGGAGAAGGGAAGTTGGCGAAAGAGGCGAAGAAGTATGTGTTGGAGATGGTGGAGAAAAGGGGAATGAAGCCCAATCCTGCTACTTGTTTGGGCAGTTACGAAGGGTTGGTGAAGGCAGGAATGGAGGAAGAAGGGAATGAATTATTGGAGATAATGAAGAGCAAAGGAGCTGTGCCTGAAGAGAGTAAGATGAGGGAGGTCTTGAAGAATAAAAGAGGACCAATTCATAGGACCATAATGCAGGTTTTCTATGGCAAGTAAaagatgttttttttctttttatttaatacTAGCTCTTTGCTGTGTAAATTGTTGTATTAGGAAGATTCTTGGTATTTGTCATATGGAAACAAATTACTACAAGAGATGCAGAGAACATTGTGATTGGGGAAATGGTTTTCTAGTTTTTGGCAATTACTCTTTTCGGATGAACTACATATAATATTTGGAATCAACAAAATCTTCTACCAGAAAGACTCATGAAAGCTTCATCCTAGTTCCCGAAGTTCACATAGATCTAGCGGTATCTGTTAATGACCAAAAATGATGTTACTTCTCTATGAAGTATTTTGCTATAGTTTGACGAACTCCACCAAGCATAGCGACCACTTGCTCAGCTGGTGACTCCAAAACTCCTTAACTGATGTAGGACTAACAAATTCGAACTTGCACCTGTTTgtccttaaaattggataacaattaaacttataatgtggttttaagaaTACATGTAACTGTGTAAGAGTAATAATAGAAATTAACAGTAAtataaagcaaaccagtgtttgAACAGAATTCAGCCCTCGAGCTTGAATACCCTCGAACTAGTTTGTGGGAGAACAgttaaaatataacaagctgataAACAAGAAAATGAACTGTAGAAAAGGcgttatattgctttgatatctcAGAGTGTCAGGTGCTTACAAAATGATTaggaccctctttatatagtagaggaatcctatttaTGGTACAGTTCTAATTACAGAAGTAAATCCTATGATTAACCTAAACAACTGCCTTTGATTTGATTCGTTCCGAGATTCCCGCCATGATCTTCGACTAGTCACGAATATCTCGCTGGCCTCGATCTCGGCAGACACTTCGATTTTCGAACTCAGTACCTTGCCTTCGTCACTTTGATCTGCTCCACTACAAGGCTAACCGTCGATGCAACTCCCTGGTCtcgatcaaatagtaaaatcgggtaaGCCCggtgttagcggaaacgtaaaagaaagaacacaagatatAACGTGGTTTGGATCAAAGTAATCCTACGTCTaccagagaacagttgcctttttaatattaacaaaggaaggggagatttcccaattacacttaagagaatttctctcttaactctctactcactacaatgtattgtattatttttgggatggtttctacaaatgaaggagtgcatctatttatagaggtaaagacctcctcttgatgtcattggtgacatcaaactacctcctcttgatgtcatgggtgacatcaaaggaagaagcttcctcctagcatccacacaaactctttccaccaactcttccaattgacatgccattgttgactaaacataaaccaacacttTCATTCTCCACCTTAGTTTGCGTTTCGAGTGTGAgtgtgaacaactctggccaaaatTTCTAAGCTTACTCggcaaccccgttgtaagaaacaagaagaatcaaaccattgttgaacataccacct of the Nicotiana tabacum cultivar K326 chromosome 7, ASM71507v2, whole genome shotgun sequence genome contains:
- the LOC107795709 gene encoding uncharacterized protein LOC107795709, which codes for MAGITITRWLTVSPASFTSLLRRLLSPYSLRYHHSSLPTHFPKTVSSFSVSTISSFRSRPFSTTTTTPETPISNTPTPAPPKRNTLVNFSLSDSEDSDSEADMNEVTKSSTKQIDKSKLPPPYDPFNKKPVIEEPEDPTNLQEVFQKMRSDGLINSAVKMFDGLSKDGLTHEALELFSQIKDKSQMPDVVAHTAVIEAYANAGQPKEAHKVYLRMLANGVLPNAYTYSVLIKSLAESGEGKLAKEAKKYVLEMVEKRGMKPNPATCLGSYEGLVKAGMEEEGNELLEIMKSKGAVPEESKMREVLKNKRGPIHRTIMQVFYGK